One Chengkuizengella sediminis DNA segment encodes these proteins:
- a CDS encoding response regulator — translation MDKIKIVILDDQQLMVDGLKTILQLNNQFEVVGTAFNGEVGFELVERLQPDIVLMDVRMPVMDGVECTRRIKLNFPHIFVIILTTFDDDADLMKALQYGASGYILKDIEGHQLYHIIQDAMAGNVILPGKLASKLSKHLNPSKVAVQGDPHPFSNRELEITRLICDGLTNREIAKQLFLTEGTVKNYISKIYEMIGIHDRAKAIVYFRSL, via the coding sequence ATGGATAAAATTAAAATTGTAATACTAGATGATCAACAACTAATGGTAGATGGGTTAAAAACGATTTTACAATTAAATAATCAATTTGAGGTGGTTGGTACAGCTTTTAATGGAGAGGTTGGCTTTGAACTTGTAGAACGGTTGCAACCAGATATTGTCCTAATGGACGTTCGTATGCCTGTAATGGATGGTGTCGAATGCACAAGACGGATCAAACTAAATTTTCCTCATATTTTTGTCATTATATTAACTACATTCGATGATGACGCTGATCTAATGAAAGCTTTGCAGTATGGTGCGTCAGGATATATTTTAAAAGATATTGAAGGGCATCAACTTTATCACATTATCCAAGATGCAATGGCTGGCAATGTTATATTACCAGGGAAACTAGCCAGCAAGCTTTCCAAACATTTAAACCCATCTAAAGTAGCTGTGCAAGGTGATCCCCATCCATTTTCTAATCGTGAACTTGAAATCACACGATTAATATGTGATGGATTGACAAACAGAGAAATTGCTAAACAACTATTTCTTACGGAAGGGACGGTCAAAAATTATATTAGCAAAATCTACGAGATGATTGGCATTCATGATAGAGCAAAAGCGATTGTTTATTTCAGAAGTTTATAA
- a CDS encoding sensor histidine kinase, giving the protein MRFHSKIQSYTLGIIFVLLLLIIYLKNPANQLYILFAITASLTITSLRTMVYSKFEKNKWSYIVACMEILPLLIISYVDQTNISQGLFFILVADLVIKYPYHFTLPYSFVTFVMYLGMEIEKQSYTSFMDILYFIINSVLVYSMILSFVYLAKSQIMNAAALKKLMQELEMKNKELEEMILVEERNRIAGEIHDTVGHTLTVALIELEASKMLKEKDPNLSLKKLDIARNQVKKGLADLRTSINMLKDGHHPLGFISSVELFVHNTMKHCFVEIDYTIQIETPLLPIQERVLYNAIQEGFTNGLKHANSKRFTLLIKEKGQVIQLELTNFGSVPVMIHMGFGLNNMKERVEGLGGYFHVTVVPDKSFSIHIELPIGKTISSHHDEKYKDD; this is encoded by the coding sequence ATGCGTTTTCACAGCAAAATACAATCTTATACACTTGGAATCATATTTGTCCTGCTTTTATTGATTATCTATTTAAAAAATCCTGCTAATCAACTGTATATTCTCTTTGCCATTACTGCATCACTTACGATAACAAGTTTGCGGACGATGGTATACTCTAAGTTTGAAAAAAACAAATGGAGTTATATTGTTGCATGCATGGAAATCCTTCCTTTACTCATAATTAGTTATGTTGATCAAACGAACATATCGCAAGGATTGTTTTTTATTCTAGTCGCCGATTTAGTTATTAAGTATCCATATCATTTCACATTACCGTATTCTTTTGTCACATTTGTGATGTATTTAGGGATGGAAATAGAAAAACAATCGTATACAAGTTTTATGGATATATTGTATTTCATTATTAATTCTGTGCTTGTTTACAGTATGATCCTATCCTTTGTTTATCTAGCTAAAAGCCAGATTATGAATGCTGCGGCACTAAAAAAACTGATGCAGGAGTTAGAAATGAAAAATAAGGAACTGGAAGAGATGATTTTAGTGGAGGAGCGCAATCGTATCGCTGGTGAAATACATGATACCGTTGGGCATACGTTGACCGTTGCTTTAATTGAATTAGAAGCAAGCAAAATGCTCAAAGAAAAAGATCCAAATTTATCGCTGAAAAAATTAGATATAGCGAGAAACCAAGTAAAAAAGGGACTTGCTGACTTGCGTACCTCTATAAATATGTTAAAGGATGGGCACCACCCTCTAGGCTTTATATCTTCCGTTGAATTATTTGTTCATAATACAATGAAACACTGCTTCGTTGAAATTGATTATACAATACAGATTGAAACCCCTTTGCTGCCGATACAAGAAAGAGTGTTGTATAATGCCATTCAAGAAGGATTCACGAATGGCTTAAAGCATGCAAATAGTAAACGATTTACACTATTGATTAAAGAAAAGGGTCAAGTTATTCAGTTGGAGTTAACTAATTTTGGATCCGTACCCGTTATGATACATATGGGATTTGGATTGAACAATATGAAAGAGAGAGTAGAGGGCTTAGGAGGATATTTTCATGTTACTGTTGTTCCTGATAAAAGCTTCTCTATACATATTGAATTGCCTATTGGTAAGACGATAAGTTCACATCATGATGAAAAATATAAGGACGACTAG
- a CDS encoding hydrogenase maturation nickel metallochaperone HypA has product MHELGVTIHVIKSVEDFAKKNALTKIDTLVLQIGELSSLIPKYIEACYPAAVDGTMLQETKLKIEILPGNAICKKCNKVFNLIENHNKCPNCGSKNSEILCGKEFMIKEIIAC; this is encoded by the coding sequence TTGCACGAATTAGGCGTTACTATTCATGTCATTAAATCTGTAGAAGATTTCGCAAAAAAAAATGCATTAACAAAAATAGACACTTTAGTTCTTCAAATTGGAGAGCTCTCATCATTGATTCCTAAATATATTGAGGCATGTTATCCCGCTGCAGTCGACGGTACAATGCTGCAGGAGACGAAACTAAAAATTGAGATATTACCGGGTAATGCTATTTGCAAAAAGTGTAATAAAGTTTTTAACCTCATTGAGAATCATAATAAATGTCCAAACTGTGGAAGTAAAAACTCCGAGATATTATGCGGAAAAGAATTTATGATTAAGGAAATTATTGCTTGTTAA
- a CDS encoding alpha/beta hydrolase: MKNKIWIIGLSIIFMICIVSVMFLNKSSDDPFPTIPQTAKAGDLIHKKKLTYSYGKNEYDAEYGILIVPENRSKLDSKLIGIPVVKVNAVNESPLAPIFILEGGPGNSNMQLQGPEELLLSHDMVLVGYRGMDGSTNLRSKKLENALRADDLLSEEGLSQIENITKEVIRDYQAQGIDLSGYSPFEVVHDLDAARRALGYDKINLYSVSYGTRLAQYYDKYFSEHIQYAALLGINPPGAFMWEPDVMDSVLEQYETLWKAETSHSKTDKSLIQMMDTAFDDAPDRWLFFNINKDKIRVASFFLLMETETSPYVFDAYQAAANGDYSGFAALTLACDWLLPTASNWGDMLAKGVMDYDKSRNYRKIETDAHTIGSPVSKLLFGGFAQSWPKYPVAEELKHVHPSSTRTLLINGNLDMSTPAVNAENDLIPHLSNATYIKLHHMGHTVTEAQPQAMERLLTSFYRTGIADDSLFMEETFSFHSKFNITTIVKTIVFLLFCIPIMIIIAIYFIMKKIRSKQNFIFDLLAKNLFLL, translated from the coding sequence ATGAAAAATAAAATATGGATCATTGGTTTATCCATAATTTTTATGATCTGTATTGTATCTGTGATGTTCCTGAATAAGTCAAGTGATGATCCATTTCCCACCATTCCGCAAACCGCTAAAGCAGGGGATCTCATTCATAAAAAAAAGTTGACTTATTCATACGGAAAAAATGAATATGATGCAGAGTATGGCATTCTTATCGTACCTGAAAATCGCTCGAAGTTGGATTCAAAATTAATAGGTATACCAGTCGTCAAAGTAAATGCGGTAAACGAGTCACCATTAGCACCTATATTTATTTTAGAAGGGGGACCAGGAAACTCAAATATGCAGTTGCAAGGTCCCGAAGAGCTGCTATTATCACATGACATGGTGCTTGTTGGATATCGAGGGATGGATGGTAGTACAAATTTAAGGAGCAAGAAGCTTGAAAATGCATTAAGAGCAGACGATTTGCTGTCTGAAGAGGGACTTTCACAAATCGAAAATATTACAAAAGAAGTAATTCGAGATTACCAAGCGCAAGGCATAGATTTATCTGGATATAGCCCTTTCGAAGTTGTACATGATCTGGATGCAGCTAGACGCGCATTGGGATACGATAAGATCAATCTGTACAGCGTCAGCTATGGCACAAGACTCGCACAATATTACGATAAATATTTTTCCGAACATATTCAATATGCTGCGTTGTTAGGTATTAATCCACCTGGTGCTTTCATGTGGGAACCTGATGTGATGGATTCGGTTCTTGAGCAATATGAAACACTTTGGAAAGCTGAAACTAGTCATTCCAAAACAGACAAAAGCCTAATACAAATGATGGATACCGCTTTTGATGACGCTCCAGACCGATGGCTCTTTTTTAACATTAATAAAGATAAAATTCGTGTCGCTTCCTTCTTTTTATTGATGGAGACAGAAACTTCTCCTTATGTATTCGATGCATATCAAGCCGCTGCAAACGGAGACTACAGTGGTTTCGCTGCATTGACTTTGGCCTGTGATTGGCTCTTACCTACCGCCAGCAATTGGGGAGATATGTTAGCAAAAGGCGTGATGGATTATGATAAATCTAGAAACTACAGAAAAATAGAAACCGATGCACACACGATTGGATCACCGGTGTCTAAACTGCTTTTTGGTGGATTTGCCCAGTCCTGGCCAAAGTATCCCGTCGCTGAGGAATTGAAGCATGTACATCCCTCTTCCACTCGAACACTGTTGATCAACGGGAATCTAGATATGTCAACACCTGCGGTAAATGCGGAAAACGATCTCATCCCGCACCTTTCCAATGCAACCTATATTAAGTTACATCATATGGGACATACCGTAACAGAAGCACAGCCGCAAGCAATGGAAAGATTACTTACTTCTTTTTACCGTACTGGAATCGCCGATGATTCATTATTTATGGAAGAAACGTTCAGCTTTCATTCCAAATTCAACATCACTACGATTGTCAAAACGATTGTTTTCCTACTATTCTGTATCCCTATTATGATCATTATCGCGATCTACTTCATTATGAAGAAAATTAGATCCAAGCAAAATTTCATATTTGACCTTCTCGCTAAGAATTTATTTTTACTCTGA
- a CDS encoding FAD-dependent oxidoreductase, which yields MVKEKVLDLANKISRTKRGSKYEVKPEDPEYRILEPVVTDEMAEVALCLELRKPKTKEEIAALCAKPVAEVEKTLYQLAMDGVISFLSEDGVDKFQLDLWVPGVMEFMVVNKENVKKYPQIAECFEEYSRSKGEMLAGNVPVGIGVMRVIPIESAIDGETKRASYEEVSMYLNENVIFSVSDCACRAVRESMGEGCGHLKEDICIQLGEGAEFYIRTGRGRQITREEAFEIIKKAEENGLMHQIANTEGPGKTHAICNCCGCSCLALRHANYFKNPDIVRSNYVSQVDKDKCVACGECVENCPSDALKLGQKICEITPSIAKKRDLPYNTEWGSDKWNPDYRLNREVVVDTGSSPCKADCPAHIGIQGYIKLASQGRYTEALELIKQENPFPAVCGRVCPRYCESACTRGDIDDPIAIDDIKKFIAEQDLNTDRRYVPQINHQYEKKIAIIGAGPSGLSCAYYLAIDGYKVTVFEKQKVLGGMLTLGIPSFRLEKNVVNAEIDILKELGIEFKTGVEVGKDVSLKDLRGQGFVAFYLAIGAQAGRKLGIEGEDAEGVITGVDFLRQVNFNEEMKMEGPAIVIGGGNVAIDVARTATRVGASQVNMYCLENWEQIPAMGEEIEEALSEGICINNSWGPKRILTENGRVTGVEFKKCISVFDENKKFNPKFDENETKIVAANNVLISVGQAIDWGNLIANSKIQLIPNKTIKADPVTYQTAEADVFTGGDVLTGPKFAIDAIAMGKEGAISIHRFVQPGQSLLLGRTKRDYRAFDKENLDLEGYDHLPRQTVDHVDGNKSKKTFKDLRSTFTEDQIKKETERCLGCGATVVDEFLCVGCGSCVTKCKFDAISLVRKYDAASIELSEMRPTIKKYMVKRKVKIVTNKVPKTLRSIFYKEKGKTE from the coding sequence ATGGTAAAAGAAAAAGTTCTTGATCTCGCGAATAAGATTAGCCGGACAAAACGTGGTTCAAAATATGAAGTGAAACCGGAAGACCCGGAATACCGAATTCTGGAGCCGGTTGTTACCGATGAAATGGCCGAAGTCGCACTTTGCCTTGAGCTGAGGAAGCCAAAGACCAAGGAGGAAATTGCTGCTCTGTGCGCTAAACCCGTGGCGGAAGTGGAAAAAACCCTCTACCAGTTAGCAATGGATGGCGTTATCAGTTTTTTGTCCGAAGATGGCGTCGATAAATTTCAGCTTGACCTGTGGGTTCCAGGCGTTATGGAATTCATGGTCGTCAACAAGGAAAATGTTAAAAAGTATCCACAGATTGCCGAGTGCTTTGAAGAATATTCAAGAAGTAAAGGTGAGATGCTAGCTGGAAACGTTCCGGTGGGTATAGGCGTAATGAGGGTTATCCCCATAGAAAGCGCCATAGATGGTGAAACCAAAAGGGCATCTTATGAGGAAGTATCTATGTATCTGAATGAAAATGTAATTTTTTCTGTTTCCGATTGTGCGTGCCGTGCAGTCAGAGAATCCATGGGTGAAGGCTGCGGTCACTTGAAGGAAGATATCTGTATTCAGCTAGGCGAAGGCGCCGAATTCTACATTCGCACAGGAAGAGGCAGACAGATTACCCGTGAAGAAGCTTTTGAAATTATTAAAAAAGCGGAAGAAAACGGTCTGATGCATCAGATAGCTAATACTGAAGGTCCCGGAAAAACTCACGCAATTTGTAACTGCTGTGGATGCTCTTGCCTCGCATTAAGACATGCAAATTATTTTAAAAATCCTGATATTGTACGTTCAAATTATGTATCACAGGTAGATAAAGACAAATGTGTTGCCTGCGGAGAATGTGTTGAAAACTGTCCCTCTGATGCATTGAAATTGGGTCAGAAAATATGCGAAATAACTCCTAGTATCGCAAAGAAAAGAGATCTTCCATATAATACAGAGTGGGGTTCGGACAAATGGAATCCGGATTATCGTCTTAACCGAGAAGTTGTTGTTGATACCGGATCAAGTCCCTGTAAGGCAGATTGTCCTGCTCATATTGGCATTCAGGGTTATATTAAGCTGGCTTCCCAAGGAAGATATACCGAAGCCCTTGAACTTATCAAGCAAGAAAATCCGTTCCCTGCAGTATGCGGACGTGTCTGTCCGAGATATTGTGAATCCGCCTGTACCCGAGGCGATATTGATGATCCTATCGCCATAGATGATATCAAAAAATTTATTGCAGAACAGGATTTGAACACGGATCGTCGTTATGTACCTCAAATAAACCATCAATACGAGAAAAAAATTGCAATTATCGGTGCAGGTCCTTCTGGTCTTTCCTGTGCTTACTATCTGGCTATTGATGGTTATAAAGTAACAGTGTTTGAAAAACAAAAAGTACTTGGTGGTATGTTGACACTCGGTATCCCCTCTTTCAGACTCGAAAAAAATGTTGTTAATGCAGAAATCGACATTTTAAAAGAATTGGGTATTGAGTTTAAAACCGGCGTTGAAGTCGGTAAGGATGTAAGCCTTAAGGACTTAAGAGGTCAGGGATTTGTAGCATTCTATTTGGCAATCGGTGCTCAGGCAGGTAGAAAGCTCGGTATCGAAGGTGAAGACGCCGAAGGGGTTATCACTGGGGTAGATTTCTTGCGTCAGGTCAATTTCAATGAAGAGATGAAAATGGAAGGACCGGCGATTGTAATCGGCGGCGGAAACGTTGCTATTGATGTTGCACGGACAGCTACACGTGTTGGTGCATCGCAAGTAAATATGTATTGCTTGGAAAATTGGGAACAAATTCCAGCCATGGGCGAAGAAATTGAAGAAGCATTGTCAGAAGGCATTTGTATCAACAATTCTTGGGGGCCTAAACGTATTCTTACGGAAAATGGACGTGTTACAGGTGTAGAATTCAAAAAATGTATTTCTGTCTTTGATGAAAATAAAAAGTTTAATCCAAAATTTGATGAAAATGAAACGAAGATAGTCGCAGCGAACAATGTTCTGATTTCAGTAGGTCAAGCAATAGATTGGGGTAATTTGATTGCGAACAGCAAAATCCAATTGATTCCCAACAAGACAATTAAAGCAGATCCTGTTACTTACCAGACAGCGGAGGCCGATGTATTCACCGGTGGTGATGTATTAACAGGCCCCAAATTTGCTATCGATGCTATTGCAATGGGTAAAGAAGGTGCAATTTCAATCCACCGTTTTGTTCAGCCTGGACAAAGTTTATTGCTCGGCCGTACGAAGAGAGATTACCGTGCGTTTGATAAAGAAAACCTTGATCTTGAAGGATACGATCATCTTCCAAGACAAACAGTAGATCATGTTGACGGAAATAAATCCAAAAAAACTTTCAAGGATCTACGCTCCACATTTACAGAAGATCAGATAAAAAAAGAAACGGAACGCTGCCTAGGTTGCGGCGCTACAGTTGTTGATGAGTTTTTGTGTGTAGGATGCGGATCCTGCGTGACCAAATGTAAGTTTGACGCAATTTCACTGGTGAGAAAATATGATGCTGCTAGTATCGAGTTGAGCGAAATGAGACCCACCATTAAGAAATATATGGTGAAACGTAAAGTGAAAATTGTAACCAATAAGGTACCTAAGACTTTAAGATCAATTTTCTACAAAGAAAAAGGCAAGACAGAATAA
- a CDS encoding fasciclin domain-containing protein, with the protein MVAALKKANLVETLKGKGPFTVFAPTEIINF; encoded by the coding sequence TTGGTAGCTGCTTTAAAGAAAGCTAATTTGGTGGAGACACTGAAGGGAAAAGGACCATTTACTGTATTTGCTCCAACAGAAATTATAAACTTCTGA
- the hypB gene encoding hydrogenase nickel incorporation protein HypB, with the protein MDTYKIIEIKENVFKDNERQADLLREELKKDKTFLLNLMSSPGSGKTTTVLRTIDALKDEMNIAVLEADIDSDVDAHTVAQTDTKVIQLHTGGMCHLDADMTKQGLSELGTEGIDFAILENVGNLVCPAEFDTGASKNAMILSIPEGDDKPLKYPLMFSIVDVLLINKIDAIDIFDFDIEAVKERVSKLNPNIKVIPISAKTGEGIGEWADWIRTEIKSWNQK; encoded by the coding sequence ATGGATACATATAAAATTATTGAGATTAAGGAAAACGTTTTCAAAGATAACGAACGGCAAGCGGATTTGCTTAGAGAAGAATTGAAAAAAGACAAGACCTTTTTATTGAATTTGATGTCATCACCAGGATCGGGTAAAACAACAACTGTTTTAAGAACAATTGACGCTTTGAAAGATGAAATGAACATTGCAGTTTTAGAAGCTGATATTGACTCAGATGTCGATGCTCATACTGTTGCGCAAACAGATACAAAAGTAATCCAATTGCACACAGGCGGGATGTGCCATCTCGATGCAGATATGACCAAACAAGGTCTGTCTGAACTGGGAACAGAAGGAATTGACTTCGCCATATTAGAAAATGTAGGTAATTTAGTATGTCCTGCAGAATTTGATACTGGTGCATCAAAAAATGCCATGATTTTAAGTATACCGGAAGGAGATGACAAACCACTAAAATACCCTTTAATGTTTTCAATTGTTGATGTTTTATTGATTAATAAGATCGATGCAATAGATATTTTTGATTTTGATATAGAGGCAGTCAAAGAGCGCGTTAGTAAATTAAATCCCAATATCAAGGTTATCCCAATCTCTGCTAAAACCGGTGAGGGAATTGGTGAGTGGGCCGACTGGATACGCACTGAAATCAAAAGTTGGAACCAAAAATAA